One genomic region from Nilaparvata lugens isolate BPH chromosome 3, ASM1435652v1, whole genome shotgun sequence encodes:
- the LOC120350223 gene encoding uncharacterized protein LOC120350223, with product MNCRKCTKLIVRSSKDKTNKVQCSVCKENFHGQCLGLSDADLNGLLISGRAWMCADCACERRRSRSHSDGGIVCSVNTKDVSSLDGLKKLIHELGEKMDSGLKRLEQDLGKSLDLCHEKLDENSCILATQQAIIDKQNQLIESLRLENLALSKKVTELSVRLDDAEQYSRSNTLEIYGVPVTQNEDVSSIIKEVGKALDVAITEDMIDACHRLKQQNNRPSPGIIVRFVRRAIKEKMLERRRVKRTLSTRHIGMPMDTPVYINQSLCPARRILFAKTKRVKNQMNFKFLWVDKTGNIKIRRDENSAIHLIKTDNDIAKLAGSGSGVDKTPTQLTASRKTN from the coding sequence ATGAATTGCCGTAAATGTACGAAATTAATAGTGCGGTCTTCAAAGGACAAAACGAATAAAGTCCAGTGCAGTGTATGTAAAGAGAATTTCCACGGACAGTGCTTGGGTCTTAGTGATGCTGACCTGAACGGTCTCCTTATCTCTGGTCGTGCGTGGATGTGTGCTGACTGTGCGTGTGAGCGTAGGAGGAGTCGTAGCCACAGCGATGGTGGCATTGTGTGTAGTGTCAACACAAAGGACGTAAGTAGCTTAGACGGCTTAAAAAAGTTGATTCACGAACTAGGTGAAAAAATGGACAGTGGTCTAAAACGTCTTGAACAAGACTTAGGTAAATCGCTTGATTTGTGTCATGAAAAGCTCGACGAAAACTCTTGTATACTGGCTACACAGCAGGCTatcattgataaacaaaaccaGTTGATTGAGTCTCTCAGATTGGAAAATTTAGCATTGTCTAAAAAAGTCACGGAACTGTCGGTGAGATTGGATGATGCAGAACAATATTCGAGGTCGAACACTCTTGAGATTTACGGAGTTCCTGTCACTCAGAATGAAGACGTCTCCAGCATTATAAAAGAGGTTGGTAAAGCCCTGGATGTTGCAATCACGGAGGATATGATCGATGCCTGTCATCGTTTGAAGCAGCAAAATAACCGGCCATCTCCTGGGATAATCGTACGCTTTGTTCGCCGAGCTATTAAGGAAAAAATGTTGGAGAGGCGACGGGTGAAGAGGACTCTGTCTACAAGACATATAGGCATGCCAATGGATACTCCCGTCTACATAAACCAGTCTCTATGTCCGGCtagaagaattttatttgctaaaaCAAAAAGGGTGAAAAATCAGATGAACTTTAAGTTTCTATGGGTTGACAAAACGGGTAACATAAAGATAAGAAGAGACGAAAACTCGGCCATTCATCTAATCAAAACTGATAATGATATCGCAAAACTTGCAGGCAGTGGAAGCGGCGTTGATAAGACGCCAACACAGCTGACTGCGAGTCGAAAAACTAACTAA